One genomic window of Evansella cellulosilytica DSM 2522 includes the following:
- the yiaA gene encoding inner membrane protein YiaA: protein MSEEYEVVQEEVNKMRQKEERKLGEPTGAFKGATWAALIIGVSAYLIGLFNASMELNEKGYYFAVLVFGLYSAVSLQKAVRDRDEGIPVTGIYYGLSWFALIVAIALMAIGLYNAGSIILSEKGFYGMAFVLSLFAAITVQKNIRDTQRAREMN from the coding sequence ATGTCTGAAGAGTATGAAGTTGTACAGGAAGAAGTGAATAAAATGAGACAAAAGGAAGAAAGGAAATTGGGAGAGCCGACTGGTGCTTTCAAGGGGGCGACCTGGGCTGCACTAATAATAGGCGTTTCCGCGTATTTAATTGGTCTGTTTAATGCATCGATGGAGCTGAATGAGAAAGGGTATTACTTTGCGGTTCTCGTCTTCGGTTTATATTCAGCCGTATCTCTGCAAAAAGCGGTAAGGGACAGAGATGAAGGGATTCCTGTTACGGGAATTTATTATGGTCTAAGTTGGTTCGCACTAATAGTGGCAATTGCACTTATGGCGATAGGTTTATATAACGCAGGAAGCATCATCTTAAGTGAAAAAGGTTTTTATGGCATGGCTTTTGTACTAAGTTTGTTCGCAGCAATCACCGTTCAAAAGAATATTAGAGATACACAACGAGCCAGAGAAATGAATTAA
- a CDS encoding LPXTG cell wall anchor domain-containing protein produces MKVVRTKTVSLMMAGALVISPLLSTLLIPTKISAEDIIVNNEEVISEEYLESDIEESESLEEEHQTSEANDEEVAEEEPIEEEPQENEYQAGDSTDGENDSSTDSENGEDGDGENYEDAPPSTEEDDLIEEEDSDIEENGNDEETIEEEEEASDEEEFEYFSPSKIELNESTISFAHPLSLDKRTMVAVYLDNHLMNDEDFKVYESLFISADDMSNMIETGSYLVLMLEEELDSWFHNSLVIPSSIFSGNEDVLITKKILNSGVSEIEKTEGAFQLTITEGNETIDTFEEPILIETVVISEEEIPTLQHHYYQDGYWFNQDQNGMSYNGVYWQGDYYDLQYEYEYDNDGQVIVYGLLVYGSIYHTGIFGLAEEGALTLGSWTEPEDPEENDPTEEDPSNNQPDEDPIVDEEEGSETGETETNEESGSTDEDKVATPVSSSSDNNDNGNTTLPNTATNVYNQLLLGAILILGGGVVLFGSRKIKRRQRPYVIS; encoded by the coding sequence GTGAAAGTGGTCAGAACAAAGACAGTATCACTCATGATGGCAGGTGCTCTTGTTATTTCTCCACTATTAAGCACTCTACTCATTCCAACCAAGATTAGCGCAGAGGACATTATTGTCAACAATGAAGAGGTTATTAGTGAGGAATATCTTGAATCAGACATCGAAGAATCAGAGTCTCTAGAAGAAGAACACCAAACTTCAGAGGCAAATGATGAAGAAGTTGCAGAGGAAGAACCAATTGAAGAGGAACCCCAAGAAAATGAGTATCAAGCCGGGGACTCTACTGATGGCGAAAATGATAGTTCAACAGATTCTGAGAATGGCGAAGACGGAGACGGGGAAAACTATGAAGATGCTCCTCCTTCAACAGAGGAAGATGATTTAATCGAGGAAGAAGATAGTGACATCGAGGAAAACGGTAATGATGAAGAAACAATTGAGGAAGAGGAAGAAGCGTCTGATGAGGAAGAATTTGAATATTTTTCACCTAGTAAAATTGAATTAAACGAATCTACTATTTCCTTTGCCCACCCATTATCGCTCGATAAAAGGACAATGGTGGCAGTATACTTGGATAATCATCTTATGAATGATGAGGATTTTAAGGTGTATGAATCTCTTTTCATCAGTGCAGATGATATGTCCAACATGATAGAAACAGGTTCTTATTTAGTTTTAATGTTAGAAGAGGAACTCGATTCATGGTTTCACAATTCCTTAGTTATTCCTAGCTCTATTTTTAGTGGGAACGAGGATGTACTTATTACTAAAAAAATCCTTAACTCAGGTGTTTCCGAGATAGAGAAGACAGAAGGTGCTTTCCAATTGACGATTACAGAAGGCAATGAAACTATTGATACATTCGAAGAACCTATCTTGATCGAGACGGTAGTTATATCTGAAGAAGAAATACCAACTTTACAACACCATTATTATCAAGATGGATATTGGTTTAATCAGGATCAAAACGGCATGAGTTATAATGGAGTTTATTGGCAAGGTGATTATTACGATCTTCAATACGAATATGAGTATGATAACGATGGTCAAGTAATAGTTTATGGTTTATTGGTCTATGGGAGCATTTATCATACAGGTATATTCGGTCTTGCTGAGGAAGGGGCATTAACGCTTGGCAGTTGGACAGAGCCAGAAGATCCTGAAGAAAATGATCCTACTGAGGAAGACCCGTCTAATAATCAGCCAGATGAAGATCCAATCGTAGATGAAGAGGAAGGTTCAGAGACAGGTGAAACGGAAACTAATGAGGAAAGCGGCTCAACGGATGAAGATAAAGTAGCCACTCCTGTTTCCTCAAGCTCTGATAATAATGACAATGGGAATACAACACTACCAAATACAGCAACAAATGTATATAATCAATTACTTTTAGGAGCCATTCTTATCCTTGGTGGCGGCGTAGTATTATTTGGTTCTAGGAAGATCAAACGACGTCAGCGCCCGTATGTAATTTCGTAA
- a CDS encoding NmrA/HSCARG family protein produces the protein MATGQQGGAVTRHLLKRGWNVRAITRNPDGNAAQELQRQGVEVVSCDMEEKGQLEKAMEGTYGVFSVQNFWEKGIGYEGEVRQGKNVADVAHKVGVEHLLFSSVVDCDNASELEHWTSKWEVEKYIDSLGIPRTFLRTVFFMDNFAIPKTGKLTIPVMKGALSKSTKLHMIAVDDIGYFAAEIFDHPEQYLDQIVDIAGDALTYEEVYEQIVEVVGTKPPSFKMPYWVFKLMNAEMARQFKWNDEIGWSVNQEQVRQKHPKLKTFRTWLEENKQHLG, from the coding sequence TTGGCAACAGGTCAACAGGGCGGTGCAGTTACAAGGCACCTATTGAAGAGAGGCTGGAACGTACGGGCTATTACGCGTAATCCGGATGGAAATGCAGCGCAGGAGCTACAGCGGCAAGGAGTAGAAGTCGTATCCTGTGATATGGAAGAGAAAGGGCAATTAGAAAAAGCGATGGAAGGCACGTATGGTGTTTTTTCTGTGCAGAATTTCTGGGAAAAAGGTATTGGTTATGAAGGCGAAGTTCGCCAAGGGAAAAACGTAGCCGATGTAGCTCACAAAGTGGGAGTAGAGCATTTGTTGTTTTCCTCCGTCGTAGATTGTGACAATGCATCGGAGCTAGAGCATTGGACATCGAAATGGGAGGTTGAAAAATATATAGATTCGCTTGGAATTCCTCGTACTTTTTTGCGTACGGTGTTCTTTATGGATAACTTTGCAATTCCGAAAACAGGGAAATTGACCATACCTGTGATGAAAGGGGCTTTAAGTAAAAGTACAAAATTACATATGATAGCAGTCGATGATATAGGTTATTTTGCTGCTGAAATTTTTGATCATCCTGAGCAATACCTTGATCAAATTGTGGATATTGCTGGTGACGCATTGACTTATGAAGAAGTATACGAACAAATTGTTGAGGTTGTCGGTACAAAGCCACCTTCCTTCAAAATGCCCTATTGGGTTTTTAAATTGATGAATGCAGAAATGGCACGCCAATTTAAATGGAATGACGAAATAGGCTGGTCTGTAAACCAAGAACAAGTAAGACAAAAACATCCAAAGCTCAAAACCTTCCGCACATGGCTGGAAGAAAACAAACAACACCTCGGCTAA
- a CDS encoding leucine-rich repeat protein, giving the protein MAGRRQPCPCGSGKQYRKCCERNEGRLGQQYKHTNEHGANPNGRQEVTTSDELFSLFNQGLLGENKFARSTQKNKSTNHKPIDFDTVSVKEKNFKVINGKLYYVGKDKIVKIPSTINGEEVKIIGEEAFAGSKVEAVFLPEGIEIIENKAFDQCTKLRQIHFPEGVKQIGRWAFQGCQSLQSVVFPESLAVIEGYAFDECYSLEDVQLPSEMEKLGAYAFSETSIQHIKIPDGITFLGNSLFYRCTSLEYVEIPESVNSILNMTFAECHSLDHVFLPRALKKIGQQAFQNCIGLTTLTVKDNVEVIAEHAFVGCDNLTDIVSTIKSNVKVELMDTSYEMFAGNMTKAEYEKEFKVKVKKAPIRKLIGNRNTKWSHASNEEVIEFEEQQKREIYASLNIVFPSNNPEYELEETFHIEGLSEYTEESITEKDLYVETLVEGYTLKQQGDIDGAIAKYKEAIDFKPLISTAYYNLGKVLYIKGDYDASARSYKTAIHLGQDKYEVLRHLGHSLLDEIMRQTAYEQVIAQYEEGINPHLKVLRGYQTPLNVSEEKMAEYDQICISVAEKFLQHDVEESA; this is encoded by the coding sequence ATGGCAGGTAGGCGTCAACCTTGTCCTTGTGGATCAGGAAAGCAATATAGAAAATGTTGTGAGCGGAATGAAGGAAGGCTCGGACAACAGTATAAGCATACGAATGAGCATGGGGCTAACCCTAATGGTAGGCAGGAGGTTACTACTTCCGATGAGCTTTTTAGCCTTTTTAATCAAGGCCTTTTAGGTGAAAACAAATTCGCTAGGAGCACTCAAAAGAATAAATCTACTAATCATAAACCGATTGACTTTGACACCGTTTCTGTAAAGGAAAAAAACTTCAAAGTTATTAACGGTAAATTATATTATGTCGGAAAAGATAAAATTGTAAAAATTCCTTCCACTATTAACGGTGAGGAAGTAAAAATCATTGGTGAAGAGGCTTTTGCTGGGAGTAAAGTAGAAGCTGTTTTTTTACCTGAAGGAATTGAAATCATAGAAAATAAGGCTTTTGATCAATGTACGAAGCTGAGGCAAATTCATTTTCCTGAGGGGGTAAAGCAGATTGGCAGGTGGGCCTTTCAAGGGTGTCAATCCTTACAATCTGTTGTTTTCCCCGAATCGCTAGCGGTGATAGAAGGGTATGCATTTGATGAATGCTATAGTCTGGAGGACGTGCAGCTACCGAGCGAAATGGAAAAACTCGGGGCATATGCCTTCTCAGAGACTAGTATACAGCACATAAAAATTCCAGATGGCATCACGTTTCTTGGTAACTCTCTGTTTTATCGTTGTACGTCGCTCGAGTATGTTGAAATTCCAGAGAGTGTAAACAGCATACTGAATATGACATTTGCAGAATGTCATTCATTAGATCATGTTTTTTTACCTCGTGCACTTAAAAAAATCGGCCAACAAGCATTTCAGAATTGTATCGGATTAACAACATTGACAGTGAAAGACAACGTTGAAGTGATTGCGGAGCACGCTTTTGTTGGATGTGACAATCTCACCGACATTGTTTCTACTATTAAGTCGAATGTGAAAGTGGAACTGATGGACACTTCTTATGAAATGTTTGCCGGCAACATGACGAAGGCGGAGTATGAAAAAGAATTTAAGGTGAAAGTTAAAAAGGCGCCCATCCGTAAACTGATCGGGAATCGCAATACAAAGTGGTCACATGCTTCAAACGAGGAAGTGATTGAATTTGAAGAGCAACAAAAACGAGAGATTTACGCTTCTCTCAATATAGTATTCCCTTCGAACAACCCCGAATACGAACTTGAAGAAACGTTCCATATCGAGGGGCTTTCGGAATATACGGAGGAATCGATTACAGAAAAGGACTTGTATGTTGAGACTTTAGTAGAAGGTTATACGTTAAAGCAGCAAGGTGACATCGACGGAGCGATCGCAAAATACAAGGAAGCGATTGATTTTAAGCCACTTATTAGCACGGCATATTATAACTTAGGTAAAGTGCTATATATAAAAGGGGATTATGATGCAAGTGCGCGTTCCTATAAAACAGCGATTCATTTAGGTCAAGATAAATATGAAGTGCTTAGACATTTAGGGCACTCCCTTCTGGACGAAATCATGCGACAAACGGCATATGAACAAGTCATCGCCCAATACGAAGAGGGAATAAACCCACATTTAAAAGTACTGCGTGGCTATCAAACACCGCTCAATGTCAGTGAAGAAAAAATGGCTGAATACGATCAGATTTGTATTAGTGTCGCCGAAAAGTTTCTTCAGCATGACGTGGAGGAAAGCGCATGA
- a CDS encoding AAA family ATPase, producing the protein MKIAANFMKEVPIEKREIVTRKLHEFINILPQKKTLSDIPKGYWVRQIAGTDIYKFRINSGDRILFRYEKGTIVFLSFQTHDNQIRAAKNMSKHIKLEDLNIVQEAYFEEAVDTEIDTYAQNELQHHLNQILHAEVFDDEYIELAIESNSNELLLSMEQYNCLTEIVNPTIIFGCAGSGKTSIAIRKLLLDADLSKETIYATKSAFMVEKATSFLPEHRKSELPVMTLEEMLCKELELENPTIIEYDAFIQWALRDDISDIANGFPLREIWVEINTVIKGASKERIQSRDAYLGSAASAYPEKTKKMIYAVASKYDMWLKVNHYYDYNDLAYEALSRPLARQYDHLIFDEVQELTNKQLTYILASTKNKQTVLLLGDVHQSTQNYQFDLSFIKNDIYEAGYTLKEVFINKNYRSTSEIVQAINKVKEVKQSKFKSAGISFQQLEIPVRTGVKPYFSRGSEGTMSFFRQLQQDVNAMIIVSDRREKEHFEKNGVKRVFTIEETRGLEYEKVYTYNIFTTFKNVWRTLFAETDKLNDLYQTYVNLVYVAMTRSKRHFYMIEDETTAIEKMLEAYFQPASLTAAPIDVSVDADWLKEADHLFKLKKYSQAADAYEKAGQNNRRDLCLRLYHHDQLFELKNRYECYMNLELDQCTPQHLEAAFNALEKKFGVTFKGYFEMNVRYERLLGGRHISVFIQPYMSHAEAARLLYEELQEKVLNKRLLTCKGTLFSNGIPVQLSEITGGDFNDISLVIKGNKLSIATKHLSEERKMDSFQKQLSEVNEASRLRVFGNYGYHFVEESKEKYRDKTGKDILNYIFNGEKS; encoded by the coding sequence ATGAAGATTGCTGCAAACTTTATGAAAGAGGTTCCTATAGAAAAAAGAGAAATTGTTACGAGAAAGCTACATGAATTTATAAACATACTTCCACAGAAAAAAACGTTGTCAGATATACCTAAAGGATATTGGGTGAGGCAAATCGCGGGCACTGATATTTATAAATTCCGGATCAATAGCGGGGATCGGATTTTATTCCGCTACGAAAAGGGGACCATTGTTTTCTTAAGCTTTCAAACACATGACAATCAAATTCGTGCAGCAAAAAATATGTCCAAACATATAAAACTAGAAGACTTGAATATCGTGCAAGAAGCGTATTTCGAAGAAGCAGTTGATACGGAAATTGATACGTATGCGCAAAATGAATTGCAGCATCACTTAAATCAAATCTTGCATGCTGAAGTTTTTGATGATGAATATATCGAGCTTGCCATTGAAAGCAACAGTAACGAGCTACTATTAAGTATGGAGCAGTACAATTGTTTGACAGAGATCGTCAATCCAACGATTATTTTTGGTTGTGCAGGCAGTGGAAAAACGAGTATTGCAATAAGAAAACTATTATTAGATGCTGACTTATCAAAGGAAACGATTTATGCAACTAAATCGGCGTTCATGGTAGAAAAAGCAACATCTTTCCTTCCCGAACATCGAAAAAGTGAACTTCCTGTTATGACATTAGAAGAAATGCTATGTAAAGAGCTAGAATTGGAAAACCCGACTATCATTGAATACGATGCATTTATTCAATGGGCACTGAGAGACGACATTTCCGATATCGCGAACGGCTTTCCTTTAAGAGAGATTTGGGTGGAAATCAACACAGTGATAAAAGGGGCTTCAAAGGAACGAATACAATCAAGAGATGCATACTTGGGATCCGCGGCATCAGCCTATCCAGAAAAAACAAAGAAGATGATTTACGCTGTTGCAAGTAAATATGATATGTGGTTAAAGGTGAATCATTACTATGATTACAACGATTTAGCGTATGAAGCGTTATCACGTCCACTTGCTAGACAGTATGACCACCTTATTTTTGACGAGGTGCAAGAGTTGACGAATAAGCAGCTGACATATATTTTAGCTTCAACGAAAAATAAGCAAACTGTCCTGTTACTTGGTGATGTTCATCAGTCGACGCAAAATTATCAGTTTGACCTCTCCTTTATAAAAAATGACATTTACGAGGCGGGATACACTTTAAAAGAAGTTTTTATTAACAAAAACTATCGTTCCACTAGTGAGATTGTCCAGGCCATTAACAAGGTGAAGGAAGTAAAGCAGTCAAAGTTCAAAAGTGCAGGTATCTCTTTTCAGCAGCTTGAGATTCCCGTTCGCACAGGAGTGAAACCTTATTTTTCCAGAGGCAGTGAAGGCACTATGTCTTTCTTTCGTCAGTTGCAGCAAGATGTCAATGCCATGATTATTGTAAGCGACCGTAGAGAGAAAGAGCACTTTGAGAAAAATGGTGTGAAGCGTGTCTTTACGATTGAGGAAACGAGAGGATTAGAATACGAGAAAGTATACACGTACAATATATTTACGACCTTTAAAAATGTATGGCGCACATTATTTGCTGAAACCGATAAGCTCAATGATTTATATCAGACGTATGTTAACCTCGTGTATGTAGCCATGACGAGAAGTAAGCGGCACTTTTATATGATTGAAGATGAGACGACTGCGATAGAAAAAATGCTAGAGGCTTACTTTCAGCCAGCTTCATTAACGGCCGCTCCTATTGACGTGAGTGTCGATGCCGATTGGCTGAAGGAAGCCGATCATTTGTTTAAGCTTAAAAAATATTCGCAAGCAGCCGACGCGTATGAGAAAGCAGGTCAAAATAATAGGCGTGATCTTTGCTTACGACTGTATCATCACGATCAGCTTTTTGAGTTGAAAAATCGTTACGAGTGCTATATGAATCTGGAATTAGACCAGTGCACTCCCCAGCATTTAGAGGCTGCTTTCAACGCGTTAGAGAAGAAATTCGGTGTGACCTTCAAGGGGTATTTTGAAATGAACGTGCGCTATGAGCGTCTCTTAGGTGGACGGCACATTTCTGTTTTTATTCAGCCGTATATGTCACATGCCGAGGCGGCGCGTTTATTGTATGAGGAGCTCCAGGAGAAGGTATTGAATAAAAGGCTTTTGACGTGTAAGGGGACGCTATTTTCAAATGGAATTCCTGTGCAGTTAAGTGAGATAACTGGCGGTGATTTTAATGATATTTCACTTGTTATAAAGGGAAATAAACTGAGCATTGCTACGAAGCATTTGTCTGAAGAACGGAAAATGGATTCGTTCCAAAAGCAGCTTAGTGAAGTAAATGAAGCCTCTCGCTTACGTGTGTTTGGCAACTATGGCTATCACTTTGTTGAAGAGTCTAAAGAAAAGTACCGTGATAAAACAGGGAAAGATATACTAAACTACATTTTTAATGGGGAAAAATCATGA
- a CDS encoding fatty acid desaturase family protein — translation MKELHTFGWYAARLAKHLPKEYHKPTPQRLLGGLAYVMIVVGGFLSIALFELPLILNIGIAVILGMSFAGMGFLGHEILHGNVVRKPWLRNFLGAVAFWPLSTGPQLWRKWHNMNHHVHTQHDENDPDSWPTLERISKTKFVSWIYRIPFIIRSLIAFASLSVQFTAHSLKCLMIYIKDFQPKKRPVVIIQAILPWATWIGLLFVLGFHDWFFAFLLPLLIANFVVMAYISTNHRLNPLVPVNDPLANSLTVTVPKWLDWIHFNFSYHTEHHIFPAMSSKYYPEVKRLLKEMWPERYHEMPMTKALLALIKTPRVYFEHNDLVDPNGGKIYGSLGNGLNPEKITSKPLDLNNLEEIKKENKIKEENDLQA, via the coding sequence ATGAAGGAATTACATACTTTTGGATGGTATGCTGCCAGATTAGCAAAGCATTTACCTAAAGAATATCACAAGCCAACACCGCAGCGGTTGTTGGGCGGATTAGCCTATGTAATGATAGTAGTAGGAGGCTTCTTATCTATTGCATTATTTGAACTACCTCTCATTTTAAACATTGGAATAGCAGTAATTCTAGGGATGAGTTTTGCTGGAATGGGTTTTTTAGGGCATGAAATATTGCACGGAAATGTAGTAAGAAAACCGTGGTTAAGAAACTTTCTGGGGGCAGTTGCCTTTTGGCCATTAAGTACAGGCCCACAATTATGGAGGAAATGGCACAATATGAATCATCATGTCCACACGCAGCATGATGAAAATGATCCAGATTCATGGCCAACACTTGAGAGAATATCAAAGACGAAGTTTGTCAGCTGGATATACCGAATACCATTTATCATAAGATCGTTGATAGCCTTCGCGTCTTTATCAGTACAGTTTACAGCTCATTCATTAAAATGCTTGATGATTTATATAAAGGATTTTCAACCGAAAAAAAGACCGGTTGTCATCATTCAAGCTATTTTACCTTGGGCAACGTGGATAGGGTTACTATTTGTTCTCGGTTTCCATGATTGGTTCTTTGCGTTTCTACTCCCACTACTGATCGCTAATTTTGTGGTTATGGCTTATATATCAACAAATCACCGATTAAATCCATTGGTCCCAGTTAACGACCCATTAGCGAATAGTCTTACCGTTACCGTACCGAAATGGCTTGATTGGATACATTTTAATTTCAGCTATCATACGGAACACCATATTTTTCCGGCGATGAGTTCAAAATATTACCCAGAAGTGAAAAGGTTGTTAAAGGAAATGTGGCCAGAACGATACCATGAAATGCCAATGACAAAAGCACTACTCGCTTTAATAAAAACTCCAAGGGTATACTTTGAACATAATGATCTCGTAGACCCAAACGGAGGCAAAATTTACGGATCATTAGGTAACGGACTAAACCCTGAAAAAATTACAAGTAAACCCCTCGACTTAAACAACCTAGAGGAAATAAAAAAAGAAAACAAAATTAAAGAAGAAAACGACCTCCAAGCCTAA
- a CDS encoding LysM peptidoglycan-binding domain-containing protein, which produces MKKTSKIIAPIAGIGLVFGTVSVSANSSVTVEPGDTYWGIAQDYDNVSVDDIVEANDYDPEALTVGSEIVIPVDGDEESSETVTHVIQPGNTLSEIASVYDGISSDDLLELNSDIDPYALQIGSEIQVTNHERDEVEDYLYHTVQPGNTFNIIAGVYDGVTVDMLRDANPDVDPYDLTIGSQLVIPLE; this is translated from the coding sequence GTGAAGAAAACGAGTAAAATCATTGCACCTATTGCAGGGATTGGTTTAGTTTTCGGGACAGTGAGTGTATCAGCTAATTCCTCAGTAACAGTAGAGCCTGGTGATACGTATTGGGGGATCGCGCAGGATTATGACAATGTGTCGGTAGATGATATTGTGGAGGCGAATGATTATGATCCGGAAGCACTAACGGTTGGATCGGAAATTGTTATACCAGTTGATGGGGACGAAGAAAGCTCAGAAACTGTAACACACGTTATCCAGCCGGGAAACACACTATCTGAAATCGCTTCTGTATATGACGGTATATCAAGTGATGATTTATTAGAATTAAATTCAGATATTGACCCATATGCTCTGCAAATCGGTTCAGAAATTCAGGTCACTAATCATGAACGTGATGAAGTAGAGGACTATCTCTATCACACCGTACAGCCAGGTAACACATTCAATATAATTGCAGGTGTTTATGACGGTGTAACAGTGGACATGCTACGCGATGCAAACCCAGATGTTGATCCGTATGATTTAACTATTGGATCACAGCTAGTAATACCACTTGAATAA
- a CDS encoding sterol desaturase family protein yields MFESVLNWLMQASWKIVIPLLLLLNVVILLSCIVVGNKIVQWFYKRRIAALITTRPSEVFLALLSVILNTAVTVLGYYLWKNGVIVLSTSFGFFDWIDILILLLIMDFAMYVFHRFAHLRFIYPLIHRTHHRYEDPRPITLFALNPLENLGFGLLWIIVLTIYPASWIGISGYLFLNVVFGLIGHLGVEPFPNSWVKHPILKWISTSTYHAQHHQQEHYNYGFYTIIWDRLFGTLSPKYPSDFGNTKNG; encoded by the coding sequence ATGTTCGAATCCGTTTTAAACTGGTTAATGCAAGCTTCTTGGAAAATCGTCATACCTTTATTGCTGCTATTAAATGTCGTGATTTTATTGAGCTGTATTGTTGTTGGAAATAAAATCGTTCAATGGTTTTACAAGAGAAGAATTGCCGCACTCATCACTACCCGTCCATCGGAAGTGTTTTTAGCATTGCTGTCCGTGATACTGAATACAGCCGTGACTGTACTTGGTTATTATTTATGGAAAAATGGTGTCATTGTCTTAAGCACAAGCTTTGGCTTCTTTGATTGGATCGATATTCTCATTTTACTTTTAATCATGGATTTCGCCATGTATGTATTCCACAGATTTGCACACCTTCGTTTCATTTATCCTCTTATTCATCGTACGCATCATCGATATGAAGATCCAAGACCGATTACTTTATTTGCACTAAATCCTCTTGAAAACTTAGGTTTTGGTTTGCTATGGATTATTGTATTGACCATTTATCCAGCTTCTTGGATTGGGATATCTGGCTATCTTTTTCTCAATGTTGTCTTCGGTCTCATTGGCCACCTTGGGGTGGAGCCCTTCCCGAATTCATGGGTCAAACATCCCATATTAAAATGGATTTCAACAAGTACGTATCATGCGCAGCACCATCAACAAGAACACTACAACTACGGCTTCTACACCATCATCTGGGATCGCCTATTCGGCACCCTATCCCCAAAATACCCATCCGACTTTGGCAATACCAAAAACGGCTAA
- a CDS encoding SLC13 family permease, with translation MIKMKVTLFLRGFFKENYVVLTAACAAIISSLIVKPDGQYIDYIDYQTLVTLFCMLAIVRGFEEIHFFRILSRRIISFFGTMRTVILALVYITFIGSMIIANDMALITFLPLGYYVLSSTNSHKYVAFTFIMQNIAANLGGMLTPFGNPQNLFMYSFFNINPYEFMSIMFFPFIISIVLITVCCLFVKNEPLVLIDSPNQSVNMGKTILYFVLFGCFIAIIFKLIPYIYGAIIITGVILFSDRKVLIKLDYPLLLTFFFFFIFAGNMSRIDLVRDILSDMLLQNTLVTEVISSQIISNVPSAILLSQFTDNYSDLLVAVNIGGTGTLIASLASLITYREYIKHYPEKNWHFIKLFSIINFSFLITLTTITLFIL, from the coding sequence ATGATAAAGATGAAGGTTACATTGTTTTTGAGAGGATTTTTTAAAGAAAACTATGTGGTATTAACTGCTGCATGTGCTGCTATTATTAGTAGTTTGATAGTTAAACCAGACGGGCAGTACATTGATTATATTGATTATCAGACATTGGTCACGTTATTTTGTATGTTAGCGATTGTTCGTGGGTTTGAAGAGATTCATTTTTTTCGAATCTTATCTAGACGGATCATCAGTTTTTTTGGAACGATGAGAACGGTAATTTTAGCGCTTGTTTATATTACATTTATTGGATCGATGATTATTGCAAATGACATGGCCCTGATTACTTTTCTACCACTTGGTTATTATGTTTTGAGCAGTACAAATTCGCATAAGTATGTAGCTTTTACTTTTATTATGCAAAATATTGCTGCTAATTTAGGTGGGATGCTCACTCCATTTGGTAATCCGCAAAACTTATTTATGTATTCTTTCTTTAATATTAATCCTTATGAGTTTATGAGTATCATGTTCTTCCCTTTTATCATTTCTATTGTCCTTATTACTGTCTGTTGTTTATTTGTGAAAAACGAGCCATTAGTTTTAATCGACAGTCCTAATCAATCAGTGAATATGGGGAAAACAATTTTATATTTTGTTTTATTTGGGTGCTTTATAGCCATTATATTTAAATTAATTCCATATATTTATGGTGCCATAATAATAACAGGAGTAATTTTGTTCTCTGATAGAAAGGTACTGATAAAGTTAGATTATCCACTACTGTTGACCTTTTTTTTCTTCTTTATTTTTGCCGGAAACATGTCGAGAATCGATCTAGTTCGAGATATATTAAGTGATATGCTTCTGCAAAACACATTGGTTACAGAAGTCATATCTAGTCAGATTATTAGTAATGTTCCAAGTGCCATTCTCCTATCACAATTCACTGACAATTATAGTGATTTATTAGTAGCGGTAAACATCGGAGGAACAGGGACATTAATTGCTTCTTTAGCTAGTTTAATCACCTACCGAGAGTATATTAAACATTACCCAGAAAAAAACTGGCACTTTATTAAACTATTTTCGATCATTAATTTCAGCTTCCTCATCACACTAACCACCATCACACTCTTTATATTATAA